A region of the Bremerella sp. JC817 genome:
TTCCAGCGTCACCGCATATTCCCCCACCGGGCATCCATCGTTGTACTTATAGGTCGACACCAGGAAGCTACCATCGGCATCGGCCAAACCAAAGGGGGTCGACTTGCGAAGATCGACCGGCTCGCCATGTTTATGAAGTCGAACGATCGCGCCATCCGCAGGCTGACCATTGACCGAGATCGTTCCGTGCACTGTATTGAGCGGTGCCTTCCACGAATCGGTCCCGCATCCAGCCGCGAACAGCAGCATTGCCAGGCCAAACGCTGGCCACGTTGTTTTCGTTTGCATATCTCTTCGTTCCTGGCCTGAAGCCCAACCCTATTGGATGTAACCGCTTTCGATCATGTCGCCATTGTCCGACGAGACGATCGCTTTAAAGACATCTGGCGAGACATACTCTGGCAGAAAGTGAACACTGCCATCGCACATCAAAACACCAACGCCCCCGGGGTGGAACGAATAAGGCCACGCATGCATGTTGGTCTGATTGATATTGCCCCCCGTAAAGTCGACCCGCGTAGGAATGCCGCCCGTCGGATCGGTCGGGTTCGGGGTGAACGTGGCGTAGGTCGACATAAGCTGTCCACAGCAAACCGCACCGGTGCCGGTCCACGCTTCGGTATCTTCACCCCACGCCCAGTCTGAACCGTGATAGTCGTAGTTCGGATACCACGACAAACGCTGACCTTGAATCCACACGTGGGCCCGGCCTCCCGATTCGATCTGCAGCATCGTATTGCTCAGGCCATCGGTAATCTTGCCAAAAGGTCTTTTGCCAGACTGAAGTGCGAAGTTATACCGGGCGTAGTGGATCGAAGGAGAAAAAAGCAACTCGCCCCAGGGGCTCCCGCCGGAAAAGGCATAGTCGGAGGTCTGCACGCCGGTCTCGATGGTGGGGACGCCTGATTCGGGTGCACTGGGGCATTGGAACGTATCGGGCATCATGGTCAGCAGGGCGACGTTGGTTCCATCGTCGTAGGCCAAACCAGGGTCATACATTTCGGACAGAGCATCTTCCTCGATGTACGGCAGAACCGCACGGTTCGCGTTGATCGACAGCGGAAGCGTATTGAACGAGTCGTGATAGTTGTGGGTCGCCAGTCCAAACTGTTTCATGTTATTGATGCACGCGATCCGTCGCGCAGCTTCGCGGGCCTGTTGAACTGCCGGCAACAGGAGGGCGATCAACACCCCAATGATGGCAATCACCACCAACAGCTCCACAAGCGTAAAACCTTTTCTCCGCAACCATGTCGAGGGCATCGATGTCTCTCCCGAAAGACGAAATCAAATAAATTGCACCAATGCTTTGTTGATTCGCATGTGCTGTTCCTCGTGGATGCCAAATGACTTATGGGACCTTTTCCAGAAATCGAAAACAATCGCGTAACTCACTACATGATCGAGAGTTGCGAAGCAACGCGTTCCCCCGTCTCAGAAGCTGAAACCGAGCGAGCCGGCTGAAAACTATCAGAAATCTCGCGCGGGCCGATGGCGGCGCGTGCCAATCGGCAGCGCGTTTTGCTTAAATTCGCGACAAGCTTGCCACGTAACTAGACGCTCTGCCTCAGTTCCCTCGCAAGCGGTAGGCTCTGGGTGAAACGCCGACCTGTCGCCGAAACTCTTGCGAGAAGTGCGAATGCAACGAGAAGCCGCACTGGGTGGCAACGTCGGCAATCGCCACGTCGTCGCCACGGAGCAACTGCTTGGCATGCTCGATCCGCAGGGTCAACAGATACTGCTTGATGGTGACCCCTGTCGAATTATGAAACAGCCGCGAGAGATAGTTGGGGTTCACTTCCGCGATCTCGGCCAGGCGATCTCGTTTGACGTTCGTCTTGAAGTGGGCATGCAGATACTCGATTGCCCGCGTGACCGCCGCCGGGCGAAGTTGGTCGTCGGTTGAAATCGGCTTCGAGGCGGCGCCGGCCAGCACCAGCAAACGCTGCAGCACGGCGTCGAAAGCATCCTGGACTTCCCAGTCATTCTCTGGTTCGTGCCGTCGTCGACAAGCACGCAGGACGCCGCCGATGAGAATTCCCAAACCTTCGTCGTGATGACTCTGTTGCGAAAGG
Encoded here:
- a CDS encoding carboxypeptidase regulatory-like domain-containing protein, which codes for MQTKTTWPAFGLAMLLFAAGCGTDSWKAPLNTVHGTISVNGQPADGAIVRLHKHGEPVDLRKSTPFGLADADGSFLVSTYKYNDGCPVGEYAVTLEWPDKQTSADRLKGKYRRIDKPLMEVTIESGSNELPPIVIEEVGVSLPGKPQ
- a CDS encoding DUF1559 domain-containing protein, which gives rise to MPSTWLRRKGFTLVELLVVIAIIGVLIALLLPAVQQAREAARRIACINNMKQFGLATHNYHDSFNTLPLSINANRAVLPYIEEDALSEMYDPGLAYDDGTNVALLTMMPDTFQCPSAPESGVPTIETGVQTSDYAFSGGSPWGELLFSPSIHYARYNFALQSGKRPFGKITDGLSNTMLQIESGGRAHVWIQGQRLSWYPNYDYHGSDWAWGEDTEAWTGTGAVCCGQLMSTYATFTPNPTDPTGGIPTRVDFTGGNINQTNMHAWPYSFHPGGVGVLMCDGSVHFLPEYVSPDVFKAIVSSDNGDMIESGYIQ
- a CDS encoding AraC family transcriptional regulator yields the protein MGEQPHIFEGLYRAKKQVLSKVTDWRWYHDAPGWVRDRFMRCEHHYVAGSSLEVREHIVAEAGCHSANRYSISVLKNSWAERPIECEVVGKRFVRPNVPGTLLMFRNCDVQHLQGHGPFHSQSLNLEYPELMARLEVLSGGRQVSLEHLSQQSHHDEGLGILIGGVLRACRRRHEPENDWEVQDAFDAVLQRLLVLAGAASKPISTDDQLRPAAVTRAIEYLHAHFKTNVKRDRLAEIAEVNPNYLSRLFHNSTGVTIKQYLLTLRIEHAKQLLRGDDVAIADVATQCGFSLHSHFSQEFRRQVGVSPRAYRLRGN